A genomic stretch from Pararhizobium sp. IMCC21322 includes:
- a CDS encoding zinc-binding alcohol dehydrogenase family protein: protein MKAVGVLENLSTDNEASFFDFELPIPVAKGKDLLVRIDGISLNPVDFKERHDIVGKLAEPLILGWDACGEVLSVGDDVKTYKVGDMVMYAGEINRPGCYAEVQLVDERIVGPKPASLTPEEAACVPLTTLAAWEALFDRLEIDRVTDENTVLLIIGGAGGLGSMAIQLARQLSKCKIIATASRKESKDWCLKMGAQHVIDHSKNLKEQLVALGHDTVPLILNLSNNIPYWEVMADIVSPEGAICLVASTKAKLDLDLFMGKSVRINYELMFTRSLYSTDKMPIQGDVLRRVAKMIDSETMVHTRTEDMGKISAVNIRRAHARVETGRMIGKASLSGMNTQ, encoded by the coding sequence ATGAAAGCTGTTGGCGTCCTTGAAAACCTCTCCACCGACAACGAGGCAAGCTTCTTTGATTTTGAACTGCCGATCCCTGTTGCCAAAGGCAAAGATCTACTTGTGCGTATTGACGGAATTTCCCTGAACCCTGTGGATTTCAAAGAACGGCACGATATTGTCGGCAAGTTGGCTGAACCGCTTATCTTGGGCTGGGATGCCTGTGGTGAAGTTTTGTCCGTCGGTGATGACGTCAAAACATACAAAGTCGGCGACATGGTCATGTATGCAGGTGAGATCAACCGTCCAGGTTGCTACGCGGAAGTGCAGCTCGTTGATGAGCGGATTGTCGGTCCAAAACCTGCAAGCCTGACACCGGAGGAAGCCGCCTGCGTTCCGCTAACAACACTTGCGGCATGGGAGGCGCTGTTTGACCGCCTGGAGATTGACCGAGTCACAGACGAGAATACCGTACTCCTGATAATTGGCGGTGCCGGGGGCCTTGGGTCAATGGCCATTCAACTCGCTCGCCAGCTGTCCAAGTGCAAAATCATTGCAACGGCATCGCGCAAAGAGAGCAAGGACTGGTGCCTCAAAATGGGCGCGCAGCACGTCATCGACCATTCAAAAAACTTGAAGGAGCAACTGGTCGCCTTAGGCCATGATACAGTTCCTTTGATTTTGAATCTCAGCAACAACATTCCGTATTGGGAGGTCATGGCTGATATCGTGTCTCCCGAAGGTGCGATTTGTTTGGTCGCCAGCACCAAGGCCAAACTCGATCTTGACCTGTTCATGGGGAAAAGTGTGCGTATCAATTACGAGCTGATGTTCACCCGATCCCTGTATTCAACAGACAAGATGCCTATCCAAGGAGACGTCCTGCGACGCGTTGCAAAAATGATAGATTCCGAAACGATGGTGCACACGAGAACCGAAGATATGGGCAAAATTTCAGCTGTGAATATCAGAAGGGCGCATGCACGCGTTGAGACAGGACGGATGATTGGGAAAGCGTCGCTATCTGGTATGAACACCCAATAG
- a CDS encoding nuclear transport factor 2 family protein — MSKFAAVSGVLKTYFDGLYHADIERLGIALHPKAIYATADETPLLYRTMDQYFPVVAKRVSPASRNEPRCDVIESIEFAGENTSFARVRCSIGKKDFIDCLTLVRTDGEWRIMAKIFHYTERES, encoded by the coding sequence ATGAGCAAGTTTGCCGCCGTATCAGGCGTGCTGAAGACCTACTTTGACGGTCTTTATCACGCCGACATTGAAAGGCTGGGAATCGCGCTTCATCCGAAAGCTATCTACGCAACGGCGGACGAAACTCCTCTTCTGTATCGTACAATGGATCAATATTTCCCGGTGGTGGCGAAGCGCGTATCCCCCGCATCACGCAATGAACCCCGGTGTGATGTGATCGAGTCCATTGAGTTCGCGGGCGAAAACACCTCCTTTGCCCGAGTGCGGTGCTCCATCGGCAAGAAGGATTTTATCGACTGCCTGACCCTTGTGCGAACCGATGGTGAATGGCGAATCATGGCCAAGATTTTCCATTACACTGAACGCGAGTCCTGA
- a CDS encoding FGGY-family carbohydrate kinase, producing MERIVISGSAGRSGVIRQLLADTTGVAIVAPDTEQPALLGSANLGKALLASAVTPLGKTRCASSTI from the coding sequence ATCGAACGCATTGTCATAAGTGGCAGCGCAGGCAGGAGTGGTGTTATCCGACAGCTTCTTGCGGACACAACGGGTGTAGCAATTGTTGCACCGGACACGGAACAACCTGCCCTTCTAGGCTCAGCGAACTTGGGCAAAGCATTGCTGGCATCCGCTGTGACACCCCTCGGAAAGACCCGATGTGCGAGCTCTACAATATAA
- a CDS encoding LysR substrate-binding domain-containing protein, giving the protein MRKLPPLNSLRAFDAVARNGGLSKAASELRVSPSAVSQQITNLEDWMGVRLLDRTSNTTNLNQNGLQFAKHIRQTFDKLENDVSKIREIRNDEEIRLSILPSLASRWLIHRLPQFRALHPSSRVMVEASFDQAVFNQRELTLAIRSGTGSYSGCHAIKLFDEYVSPACSPDYWNKHAVALKDIGNRALLADHTFGRENTNLDWCTWMARENIQTTGTLEPSQLFTDSNLTIQAAVNGEGFMLGRSVLIDEEITRGSLIEPFPNKQISDWPYFVVYPDVYHPPRTALKLIVNWLREQADETPGSIRRNVTTA; this is encoded by the coding sequence ATGAGAAAACTGCCACCATTGAATTCGCTGCGCGCTTTTGATGCCGTGGCTCGGAATGGTGGTCTGTCAAAGGCAGCTTCAGAGCTGCGTGTAAGTCCATCTGCCGTGAGTCAGCAAATTACAAACCTGGAAGATTGGATGGGTGTGCGGTTGCTGGATCGGACTTCTAACACGACCAATTTAAATCAGAATGGCTTGCAATTTGCCAAGCATATAAGACAAACATTTGACAAGCTTGAGAACGATGTATCGAAGATTCGTGAAATCAGAAATGATGAGGAAATCAGGCTAAGTATATTGCCATCTTTGGCGTCCAGATGGCTGATACACCGACTGCCTCAGTTCCGCGCCTTGCATCCGAGCTCCCGAGTGATGGTAGAAGCCTCTTTTGATCAGGCTGTCTTCAATCAGCGCGAACTGACACTTGCAATAAGATCGGGAACCGGTTCGTACTCCGGATGCCATGCAATAAAGCTATTCGACGAATATGTGTCCCCCGCTTGCAGCCCGGACTATTGGAACAAACACGCTGTTGCCTTGAAGGACATCGGTAACCGGGCGCTTCTTGCAGATCATACTTTCGGGAGAGAAAACACCAATCTGGATTGGTGTACGTGGATGGCCCGGGAGAACATTCAGACAACTGGCACCCTAGAGCCAAGTCAATTGTTCACGGACAGCAACCTGACAATTCAGGCTGCGGTCAACGGTGAAGGGTTCATGCTTGGCAGGAGCGTTCTTATCGACGAGGAGATCACACGAGGTTCTTTGATCGAACCTTTCCCTAACAAACAGATTTCTGATTGGCCATATTTTGTGGTTTACCCTGACGTGTATCATCCACCGCGTACTGCCCTGAAATTAATCGTCAATTGGCTCCGTGAGCAGGCCGACGAAACGCCAGGAAGTATCAGGCGCAATGTCACGACGGCCTAG
- a CDS encoding MarR family winged helix-turn-helix transcriptional regulator codes for MTKPDRATQAAWATLMTTSRRLFETVEAALKSAGHPTLAWYDALLEIEKAGPDGLRPFELRELLLLPQYGTSRLLDRMVKAELIERQDCDDDGRGQIVRIANKGRSLRHAMWPVYARVLSEEIGAKLTTEDAVQLVRLLSKL; via the coding sequence ATGACTAAACCGGATCGCGCAACTCAGGCCGCATGGGCCACTCTTATGACAACCAGCCGACGGCTCTTTGAGACGGTCGAGGCGGCGCTGAAATCGGCCGGACATCCAACTCTCGCTTGGTATGATGCACTACTGGAGATCGAGAAGGCTGGCCCCGACGGCTTACGCCCTTTCGAACTCAGGGAACTTCTGTTGCTGCCGCAATACGGCACGTCGCGTCTGCTGGACCGTATGGTGAAAGCAGAACTGATCGAACGTCAGGACTGCGACGACGATGGTCGTGGGCAGATCGTGCGCATCGCTAACAAAGGACGATCTCTCAGGCATGCGATGTGGCCTGTCTATGCGCGCGTTCTGTCGGAAGAGATCGGAGCAAAGCTGACCACCGAAGACGCGGTTCAGCTTGTCAGGCTACTGTCGAAGCTTTAA
- a CDS encoding glutathione S-transferase family protein → MKLHLISHDLCPYVQRAVISLSEKGVTFKRTYVDLADKPDWFLAISPLGKTPVLVANDVPIFESAVILEYLEETQPNPLHPDDPLERAQHRAWMEFGSATLNDIAGFYSATDEKTFVAKTAALRGKFERLESELGIGAYFDGERFSLVDVVFGPVFRYFDTFDRIGDFGILSGLSKVGRWRHALNGRQSVTEAVAPDYPNLLERFVARRSSRLSKILQESRRMHPPDR, encoded by the coding sequence ATGAAACTTCATCTGATCAGCCATGATCTCTGCCCTTATGTTCAGCGGGCCGTGATTTCCCTCTCCGAGAAGGGTGTTACTTTTAAGCGCACCTATGTCGACCTTGCTGACAAACCGGATTGGTTCCTTGCAATCTCACCTCTCGGAAAGACGCCAGTTCTGGTGGCGAATGACGTGCCGATTTTCGAGTCTGCTGTGATCCTTGAATATCTCGAAGAAACGCAACCGAACCCGCTGCATCCGGACGACCCGCTTGAGCGCGCGCAGCATCGAGCGTGGATGGAGTTCGGTTCGGCCACGCTGAACGATATTGCAGGATTCTACTCTGCAACGGACGAAAAGACCTTTGTTGCCAAGACGGCTGCCCTTCGTGGTAAGTTCGAGCGGTTGGAAAGCGAATTGGGCATCGGCGCCTACTTCGACGGGGAACGGTTCAGCCTTGTCGATGTTGTGTTCGGGCCGGTGTTCCGGTATTTTGACACCTTTGATCGAATTGGTGATTTCGGCATCCTTTCCGGGCTTTCCAAGGTTGGAAGGTGGCGTCATGCTTTGAATGGCAGACAATCTGTCACCGAAGCTGTTGCACCCGATTACCCGAACCTACTGGAGCGGTTTGTCGCGCGGCGAAGTTCCAGATTGTCCAAGATTCTCCAAGAATCTCGAAGAATGCATCCCCCAGATAGGTGA
- the gstA gene encoding glutathione transferase GstA has protein sequence MKLHYKPGACSMASHIILNELGLSFELDKTNTESGKTEIGEDFRKINPNGYVPALITDDGEIITENPAVLQYLADQSPDAGLAPPNGTVERTRLQEVLNFVSSELHKSFGPFFSGKELSDDARQKAEANVGRRAAHIERILADGRTFLLGDTFTVADAYAFVVLNWAGFVGVSLDAHPKTQAYVARIAARPASIKAMIAEGLMEQAA, from the coding sequence ATGAAACTTCATTACAAACCCGGCGCGTGCTCAATGGCATCCCACATTATCCTGAACGAACTCGGTTTATCGTTCGAACTCGACAAAACAAACACTGAATCCGGCAAGACCGAAATAGGCGAAGATTTCCGCAAAATAAATCCAAACGGCTATGTTCCGGCGTTGATCACCGACGACGGTGAGATCATAACGGAAAATCCTGCGGTACTGCAGTATCTGGCCGATCAGTCGCCCGATGCCGGGCTTGCCCCGCCGAACGGCACGGTGGAGCGCACGCGGCTTCAAGAAGTCCTCAATTTCGTATCGTCAGAACTACATAAATCCTTCGGTCCGTTTTTCTCAGGCAAGGAACTTAGTGACGACGCAAGGCAGAAGGCCGAGGCCAATGTCGGACGCCGCGCAGCACACATCGAACGAATCCTTGCTGATGGCCGCACCTTTCTTCTCGGCGATACATTCACGGTTGCGGACGCGTACGCATTCGTGGTGCTCAATTGGGCGGGTTTTGTCGGAGTGAGCCTGGACGCGCATCCCAAAACCCAAGCTTACGTGGCACGTATCGCTGCGCGTCCCGCCTCTATCAAGGCGATGATTGCAGAGGGTCTCATGGAGCAGGCAGCATGA
- a CDS encoding GFA family protein: MVGTCHCSRCRKVGASTIAFVKKNDLKWVRGKEHIQLFEPTSPYIYGRCFCKICGSSLGEILSKEDSFPIAANALDGNLSLKNQSHEFVSEKPSWYEICDDALQNDGHPN; the protein is encoded by the coding sequence ATGGTAGGTACTTGCCATTGTTCTAGATGCCGTAAGGTAGGTGCCAGTACTATCGCGTTTGTAAAGAAAAACGACCTAAAATGGGTTCGCGGAAAAGAGCACATTCAGCTATTTGAACCAACGTCGCCTTACATTTATGGTCGATGTTTCTGCAAGATATGCGGCAGTTCCCTTGGTGAAATCCTATCGAAAGAAGACAGCTTTCCCATCGCGGCTAACGCACTTGATGGAAACCTCAGTTTGAAAAACCAGTCTCATGAGTTTGTGAGCGAAAAACCGTCTTGGTACGAGATTTGTGACGATGCTCTGCAGAACGATGGACATCCAAATTAG
- a CDS encoding sugar phosphate isomerase/epimerase, whose amino-acid sequence MEGFGVHTSMWTMQWDREGAERAIQAAVDYNMDFLEIALLDAASVDADHTRALLEKHEMRAVCSLGLPQPVWPSHNPEGAVEYLKLVFDTAKAMGAEAVSGVTYGGIGERTDLPPTESELSNVARALDASAKYAKSLGLLFGIEPVNRYETHLINTGWQARDMIERVGSDNIFIHLDTYHMNIEEKGAANGILDARDHLRYIHLSESDRGTPGEGCCDWDEVFAALAAIGFKGGLAMESFINMPPEIAHGLSVWRPVAQNFQEVMDKGLPFLRNKAAQYRLK is encoded by the coding sequence ATGGAAGGATTTGGTGTTCATACCAGCATGTGGACCATGCAATGGGATCGCGAAGGAGCAGAGCGCGCCATACAAGCTGCTGTCGACTATAATATGGATTTTTTGGAAATCGCTCTGTTGGATGCCGCTTCGGTTGACGCTGATCATACCCGCGCCCTGCTGGAAAAACATGAAATGAGAGCCGTTTGTTCACTCGGCCTTCCCCAGCCGGTGTGGCCATCGCACAATCCCGAAGGCGCGGTCGAATATCTCAAACTTGTCTTTGATACCGCAAAGGCCATGGGGGCAGAGGCGGTCTCCGGAGTGACCTATGGAGGAATTGGGGAGCGGACAGACTTGCCGCCGACTGAATCTGAACTATCAAATGTCGCCCGCGCCCTGGACGCTTCGGCCAAATATGCCAAGTCGCTCGGGCTGTTGTTCGGCATTGAGCCTGTAAACCGTTATGAGACGCATCTCATAAATACCGGATGGCAAGCCCGCGACATGATTGAACGTGTTGGATCTGACAACATCTTTATCCATCTGGACACCTATCATATGAACATCGAAGAAAAGGGTGCCGCCAATGGCATACTCGATGCACGTGATCACCTCAGATACATACATCTATCGGAAAGCGACCGTGGCACGCCCGGGGAAGGTTGTTGCGACTGGGATGAAGTCTTCGCAGCTCTGGCCGCCATTGGCTTCAAGGGCGGTCTGGCGATGGAAAGCTTCATCAACATGCCGCCAGAAATTGCCCATGGCCTGTCCGTATGGCGCCCCGTCGCACAGAATTTCCAAGAAGTCATGGATAAGGGGCTCCCATTTCTGCGGAACAAGGCAGCACAGTACCGACTGAAATAG
- a CDS encoding DoxX family protein, with product MSQAQLTDIATFLLRLALGIMFLAHSLILKLFVFTLPGTAQFFESIGIPGWLSYAVFSAEVVAGVLLVLGVQTRWVALATVPILAGATWAHSGNGWMFGYENGGWEYPAYLTLLAVVQGMLGDGAFALNRSLSPSLIAEFSQKEAKQ from the coding sequence ATGTCACAGGCACAGCTCACTGACATTGCCACATTCTTACTACGCCTAGCGCTTGGCATCATGTTCCTGGCGCACAGCCTCATCCTGAAACTATTCGTTTTCACGCTGCCGGGGACGGCCCAGTTTTTTGAATCTATCGGAATACCCGGCTGGCTTTCCTACGCGGTATTTTCGGCAGAAGTCGTGGCGGGTGTCCTTCTCGTGCTTGGGGTCCAGACGAGATGGGTGGCCCTCGCGACCGTGCCGATCCTTGCTGGGGCGACATGGGCGCATTCCGGTAATGGTTGGATGTTCGGCTATGAAAATGGCGGCTGGGAATATCCTGCCTACCTGACACTGCTGGCCGTCGTGCAAGGCATGCTCGGCGATGGAGCGTTCGCGCTCAATCGTTCCCTATCCCCATCCTTGATCGCAGAATTCAGCCAGAAGGAGGCAAAGCAATGA
- a CDS encoding LysR family transcriptional regulator, with protein sequence MITFEQLVVLHAIVTEGTFRGAAERLNKSQSAISHMLKKLETHIDIVLLSREEYRPTLTPAGEVFHRQATRVMQQMKELNIVAKNLNAKQEPEVFLAVTATFPLKPVLEIVGTIRNEYPATHIRLSRESMGGPIERLLRNDADIIIAAMDGVPVDQVEALSFAQVTIVPVAHPDFEPARSSHVKTITEMQSYTQVVVADSSSGEFAQSRDLLPGGLRWTVSDFAAKKEILLAKLGWGGIPTHMIERELAQGDLVALNVEGYEKRQSHLFQMRKRDKEVGIVAQSIWEQLSKVA encoded by the coding sequence GTGATAACATTTGAACAATTGGTTGTGCTGCACGCCATCGTCACTGAGGGGACCTTTCGAGGCGCTGCAGAGCGGCTGAACAAATCCCAATCTGCCATTAGCCACATGCTCAAAAAATTAGAGACCCATATCGATATCGTTTTGCTATCGCGTGAAGAATACAGACCAACCCTGACCCCAGCGGGAGAGGTGTTTCATCGGCAAGCAACACGCGTAATGCAGCAAATGAAAGAGCTGAATATCGTTGCAAAAAACCTGAATGCCAAACAGGAGCCAGAGGTGTTTTTGGCGGTGACCGCCACGTTTCCACTGAAGCCAGTTCTCGAGATCGTCGGCACTATCAGGAATGAGTACCCAGCCACTCATATACGTTTGTCCCGAGAAAGCATGGGGGGGCCGATTGAACGACTGCTACGAAATGACGCCGACATTATCATCGCAGCGATGGATGGCGTTCCCGTAGATCAGGTCGAGGCATTGTCCTTTGCACAGGTCACAATTGTGCCGGTGGCCCATCCAGATTTTGAGCCCGCGCGAAGTTCGCACGTGAAAACGATCACCGAGATGCAAAGCTATACCCAGGTGGTCGTCGCCGACAGTAGTAGTGGCGAGTTTGCTCAAAGCAGGGATCTGCTTCCAGGCGGCCTTCGCTGGACCGTTTCGGACTTTGCAGCAAAAAAAGAGATTCTGTTGGCGAAGCTAGGTTGGGGCGGCATTCCGACCCATATGATCGAACGTGAATTGGCTCAAGGTGATTTGGTGGCTCTCAATGTTGAAGGCTATGAAAAACGCCAATCTCACTTGTTTCAAATGCGCAAGCGCGACAAAGAGGTTGGAATTGTTGCGCAATCAATCTGGGAGCAACTATCGAAGGTCGCGTAG
- a CDS encoding SDR family oxidoreductase, with protein sequence MSESLAGKIGAITGAASGIGLASARAMLDAGMIVVLIDYDADSLLPVCEELGPNARPMVLDLLDGAAVSAMLPEILDLAGGLDVFYANAGAYVGGPVADGDPDIWDRVLNLNNNSVFRSIHAVLPHMLSQKSGDIIVTSSVAGVIPVIWEPIYTASKFAVQAFVHSTRRQLIEHGVRMGAVLPGPVITALLDDWPKAKMEEALAAKSLMEASEVADAVIFMLTRRRSVVIRDITILPHGLDM encoded by the coding sequence ATGAGCGAGAGTTTGGCGGGAAAGATCGGGGCCATTACAGGAGCGGCGTCAGGAATCGGTTTGGCGAGTGCCAGAGCTATGCTCGATGCAGGCATGATCGTCGTGCTGATTGACTACGATGCTGACAGCCTTTTGCCCGTGTGTGAAGAGCTGGGACCAAATGCACGTCCGATGGTCCTGGATCTCCTGGACGGCGCTGCTGTGTCGGCCATGCTCCCTGAAATACTGGATCTCGCCGGTGGCTTGGATGTTTTCTATGCAAATGCCGGTGCTTATGTGGGTGGTCCGGTTGCCGATGGAGATCCCGACATTTGGGATCGGGTACTCAATCTCAACAACAATTCGGTTTTCCGCTCTATTCATGCGGTATTGCCGCATATGCTTAGCCAAAAAAGCGGTGATATCATCGTCACATCATCCGTGGCAGGTGTTATTCCGGTCATCTGGGAGCCGATTTATACAGCCTCAAAATTTGCAGTGCAGGCCTTTGTTCATTCTACCCGCCGGCAGTTAATTGAACATGGTGTTCGGATGGGAGCAGTGTTGCCTGGCCCGGTGATAACGGCACTGCTGGATGACTGGCCAAAGGCCAAGATGGAAGAGGCCCTTGCAGCTAAGTCATTGATGGAGGCTTCAGAAGTGGCCGATGCCGTGATTTTCATGCTCACGCGGCGACGGAGTGTCGTCATCCGCGACATTACGATCTTGCCGCACGGACTGGATATGTAG
- a CDS encoding recombinase family protein, producing the protein MTKIGYARVSTTDQDLDLQQNKLKAEGYEIIRSAKVSGATRAGREELQTIIEFLRTGDELMVTHLDHLGRDTRAVLNIIHDCEQRGAFVTILGPHVSTRGEMVHMVLTVLGMVAPMERRFIKVRQREGIQQAKANFIYKGGIRRIDRAMVL; encoded by the coding sequence ATGACAAAAATTGGTTACGCCCGCGTCAGCACGACCGACCAGGACCTGGACTTGCAGCAGAACAAGCTGAAAGCCGAGGGCTACGAAATCATACGGTCTGCAAAGGTCTCGGGTGCCACCCGGGCTGGTCGCGAAGAACTCCAGACGATTATCGAGTTTCTGAGAACCGGCGACGAACTGATGGTCACCCACCTCGATCACTTGGGACGTGATACACGCGCTGTCTTGAACATCATACATGACTGCGAACAACGGGGTGCGTTCGTCACCATACTCGGCCCTCACGTATCAACACGCGGTGAAATGGTCCACATGGTGCTGACAGTGCTTGGCATGGTGGCACCGATGGAGCGCAGGTTCATCAAGGTGCGCCAGAGAGAGGGCATTCAGCAGGCAAAGGCAAACTTCATCTACAAAGGCGGTATACGCCGCATAGACCGTGCGATGGTGCTGTAG
- a CDS encoding 4-oxalocrotonate tautomerase family protein encodes MPYVNIKVTREGVTTDQKAELISGVTDLLVRVLDKSPATTFVVIDEVALEDWGVGGLPVEKYRRKAPN; translated from the coding sequence ATGCCCTATGTAAACATCAAGGTGACCCGCGAGGGCGTCACCACCGATCAGAAGGCCGAGTTGATCAGCGGAGTTACTGACTTGCTGGTCCGGGTTCTCGACAAGTCTCCGGCGACGACTTTTGTCGTAATCGACGAAGTTGCACTTGAGGATTGGGGGGTTGGTGGTCTGCCCGTTGAGAAGTACCGACGCAAAGCGCCGAATTGA
- a CDS encoding nitronate monooxygenase family protein yields MSIRTPLCDLFDIEHPVLLAPMADVSGGAIAAAVSRAGGLGLIGGGYGDADWLALEFDTAGETRIGVGFITWSLTQQPHLLDLVLDRAPAALMLSFGDFQPFLRKIRDGKTKLIVQVQTLDQARECVDAGVDAIVAQGTEAGGHGGTRSTLPFVPAVVDVAKDIPVIAAGGIADGRGLAAALALGAAGVLCGTCFFASDESLASENAKQAALCGSGEDTQRSSVFDLARGLDWPDGWNLRTMRNAFTNQWSENIGGLRQNLAEEQARFAIARDLDDTDIAPVIIGEAADLVRAIEPAQDILYRMISQAEDRLQRTSRLVEPNNKGLRR; encoded by the coding sequence ATGTCTATTCGCACACCACTCTGCGATCTATTTGACATCGAACATCCTGTTCTTTTGGCACCAATGGCGGATGTTAGTGGCGGCGCAATTGCCGCCGCTGTGAGCCGGGCTGGCGGTTTGGGTCTAATCGGTGGTGGCTACGGCGACGCCGATTGGCTCGCTCTCGAGTTCGACACTGCGGGCGAAACGCGGATTGGCGTGGGCTTTATCACTTGGTCTCTTACACAACAGCCGCACTTACTTGATCTGGTCCTGGATCGTGCGCCCGCCGCGCTGATGCTGTCGTTTGGTGATTTTCAACCGTTTCTTCGCAAAATTAGGGATGGAAAGACCAAACTAATCGTTCAGGTACAGACGCTGGATCAAGCGCGCGAATGTGTGGACGCTGGGGTCGATGCTATCGTGGCACAGGGCACCGAGGCAGGCGGACACGGCGGTACCAGATCCACATTGCCTTTCGTTCCTGCGGTCGTTGATGTCGCAAAGGATATACCGGTAATTGCGGCTGGTGGCATCGCCGATGGGCGTGGTCTAGCCGCGGCTTTGGCCCTTGGGGCCGCAGGCGTGTTGTGTGGAACCTGCTTTTTTGCCAGTGACGAATCCCTCGCGAGCGAAAATGCCAAACAGGCTGCCCTTTGTGGCAGCGGTGAAGATACCCAACGCAGTTCGGTCTTCGACTTGGCACGGGGCCTAGATTGGCCAGACGGCTGGAACCTCCGCACGATGCGAAATGCCTTCACCAATCAATGGAGCGAGAACATTGGAGGCCTCAGGCAAAACCTTGCCGAGGAGCAAGCCCGTTTTGCCATCGCTCGGGACTTGGATGACACAGACATCGCCCCGGTGATTATCGGTGAAGCTGCTGATCTGGTTCGGGCGATAGAACCCGCGCAAGACATACTTTACAGGATGATTTCGCAGGCTGAAGATCGTTTGCAGCGCACAAGCAGACTTGTTGAGCCAAATAACAAAGGGTTGCGACGATGA
- a CDS encoding ABC transporter ATP-binding protein produces the protein MGKIRLEGIHKSFGEVSVLKDINLEVDDGEFVVFVGPSGCGKSTLLRMITGLETVTSGHVLIDGEDVTENKPSSRGLAMVFQSYALFPHLTVRENVGFGLRIAGLAPEEIAKKVGHASSILGLDPLLDRKPRELSGGQQQRVAIGRAIVREPAAFLFDEPLSNLDAALRVQMRIELVRLHERLKTTMIYVTHDQVEAMTMANRIVVLQGGDVQQFASPIELYDRPVNKFVAGFIGSPKMNFLEAKPVEGKVIQIKNGPQIEVSNIDQDKITETLTVGIRPEHIIYDHDKGDLKGEIIVEEQLGSDAFLYIEVENIGMITVRAVGERNFHNHDTVFLSFPPDRCHVFDAQDQRINTN, from the coding sequence ATGGGCAAAATTAGATTAGAAGGCATCCATAAATCTTTTGGAGAAGTGTCGGTATTGAAGGACATCAACCTGGAGGTTGACGATGGCGAGTTTGTTGTTTTTGTTGGCCCCTCTGGTTGCGGAAAATCGACACTCCTGCGGATGATAACTGGACTCGAAACCGTTACATCCGGGCACGTGTTGATTGACGGTGAGGATGTTACCGAAAACAAACCATCCTCTCGCGGTCTTGCGATGGTTTTCCAGTCCTATGCCTTGTTTCCGCACCTTACTGTGCGGGAAAATGTTGGCTTTGGTCTTCGTATTGCGGGGCTTGCACCTGAAGAGATTGCTAAAAAAGTTGGCCATGCCTCCAGCATCCTGGGACTCGATCCGCTATTGGACCGCAAACCAAGAGAATTGTCTGGTGGTCAACAACAGCGGGTAGCCATTGGACGAGCCATCGTGCGCGAGCCAGCTGCCTTTCTTTTTGATGAACCTCTCTCAAACCTGGATGCAGCTCTCCGGGTTCAAATGCGGATTGAATTGGTCCGCCTTCACGAGCGCCTGAAAACGACGATGATTTATGTTACCCATGATCAGGTCGAAGCCATGACAATGGCAAATCGGATTGTCGTTTTACAAGGCGGAGATGTGCAACAATTTGCGTCCCCAATCGAGCTCTATGATCGTCCGGTGAACAAATTTGTAGCCGGGTTCATTGGATCACCAAAAATGAACTTTTTGGAAGCTAAGCCTGTCGAAGGAAAGGTGATTCAGATCAAGAACGGACCGCAAATTGAAGTATCCAACATTGATCAAGACAAGATAACTGAAACGCTGACTGTGGGCATCCGCCCGGAACATATCATCTATGACCATGACAAAGGTGATCTGAAGGGTGAAATCATTGTTGAGGAACAGCTCGGCAGTGATGCGTTTCTCTATATTGAGGTTGAGAATATCGGCATGATTACGGTCCGTGCGGTCGGGGAGCGTAATTTTCACAACCATGACACTGTATTTCTGAGTTTCCCGCCGGACCGATGTCATGTTTTTGACGCACAAGACCAACGGATCAATACAAATTAA